In Coraliomargarita sinensis, the genomic stretch CGTGGGCGCAACGCCGGCGAGGATGCCGCATGCGCACGGGGCCTCCTCGACAGTGAAAAAGACCTCCGCGAGCATGCCTGTGTGCGTGACTCCATCCTGCGGCGTCTAGAGCAAGTGGGGATTGAGGGCATCGCCGACGCAAGCCCCCGCATTCTGCCCCTGGCCAACGTGCAGCACTTGCATACACCCATCCATGCGGAAGTGGGCGAATCGGTGCATTTGCTGGAGGTGCTGAGTGAACTGCATCCCACACCGGCGGTGGGCGGGACGCCGAGAGAGGCAGCGGTGCCACGGATTCGCGAACTTGAACAAATGGACCGCGGGCTCTATGCCGGGGTGGTCGGTTGGTTCAACCACCTGAATGAAGGCGAGATGGTGGTGGGGATTCGCTCCGCTTTGATCGATGGCAAGCGGGCCAAACTCTACGCCGGTGCCGGGATCGTGGAAGGCTCGGATGCGGAGAAAGAAGCCCGGGAAACCGAACTGAAACTGAATGCCCTGTTGGATACACTTTGAACTCGTTGGCGTCCCGTTTTTAGGCAGTGGCCCAACCCTGGAAAAGAAGGACCGGCTGAAGGCGGTACGCTAACGTGAGAGCCTGGCGGGGATCATGTGGAAATTTGCTATCGCATTGGACTGGTAGAGGCCTAACGTCGCGAATCTATCAACTACTGATTACGCTAACTTATGATACGGAGATTGGGCAGCCTTGCACTCGGGACGGTTCACGAGCTTGGAGAGATCAGCCTTTTTGGGCTGTCCTCCCTGGCCGGTTTCGGTTCCCAGCGCCATCGCATGGCGAAACTGGTTACGGCGATTCATGAGATTGGCGTTCGCTGCACGCCTATTGTGGCCACAGTCGGTCTGTTCACGGGTTTGGTGATGGGCCTGCAACTCTATTACACTCTGGTCCAGTTTGGTGCCGAGTCCGCGCTGGGGACTGCAGTGGCCCTCTCGCTGATTCGTGAGTTGGGGCCAGTCCTGACGGCCTTGATGATCGTGGGGCAGGCGGGTTCGGCGATGGCTTCGGAGCTAGGTATTCAGAGGAATGACGAGCAAATCGATGCGCTGCAGACCATGAGTATCGACCCGAAAGGCTACCTCGTCGGGCCGCGACTGGTCGCTGCACTGATCTGTTATCCGATTCTTACCGCCATATTTGATTTGATTGGAATTCTAGGCGGTTACCTGACCGGCTCGGTATTGCTAAGTGTCGATCCTGGGGTGTATTGGGCACGTGTTTTTGAGAGTGTGACGTGGGCCGATGTTCGAGGAGGGTTCGTGAAGGCGATCGTCTTCGGCCTGCTGACCATCGCCATCTGCGCCTACCGGGGGTTTAATACTCACCGGAAGGCTTCATTCCCGGGGGTGCGGGGCGTCAGTGAATCGGCAACACGCGCCGTCGTCTGGTCGAGCGTAAGCGTGCTTGCTGCAGACTATTTGATCACTTCATTTCTACTCTAAATGGATGCAAATCT encodes the following:
- a CDS encoding MlaE family ABC transporter permease, giving the protein MIRRLGSLALGTVHELGEISLFGLSSLAGFGSQRHRMAKLVTAIHEIGVRCTPIVATVGLFTGLVMGLQLYYTLVQFGAESALGTAVALSLIRELGPVLTALMIVGQAGSAMASELGIQRNDEQIDALQTMSIDPKGYLVGPRLVAALICYPILTAIFDLIGILGGYLTGSVLLSVDPGVYWARVFESVTWADVRGGFVKAIVFGLLTIAICAYRGFNTHRKASFPGVRGVSESATRAVVWSSVSVLAADYLITSFLL